Proteins encoded together in one Lathyrus oleraceus cultivar Zhongwan6 chromosome 5, CAAS_Psat_ZW6_1.0, whole genome shotgun sequence window:
- the LOC127088107 gene encoding uncharacterized acetyltransferase At3g50280, which yields MNTPSLKHISECFIKPYPPIEDSNQICYLSPWDICMLSANYIQKGLLFKKPTSSLANQPDFIDNLLIKLKHSLSLTLFHYYPLSGRLVTKKTQDPPSYTVFVDCKNSPGAKFIYATLDINIDDILSPIDVPPIVQSFFDHDRAVNHDGHTMSLLSIQVTELLDGVFIACSMNHSIGDGTAYWNFFNTFSEIFQNDGSVHVPISHQPIHNKLFPEGYGPIINLPFKHHDEFIQRYKAPILRERIFHFSAESIAKIKAKANEESNTNKISSFQSLSALVWRSITRVRQLQHDQKTTCNLAINNRTRTEPPIPKDYFGNSVNAVKAEATVKELLEKDLGWAAWKVHLAIANYDDKAVRGSVEKWLESPIVFRMDMIVDSSTVMMGSSPRFNMYGNEFGMGKALAVRSGYANKSDGKITSYPGQGGGGSIDLEVCLSPDTMMLLESDEEFMNSVSLINHLF from the coding sequence ATGAACACTCCTTCTCTAAAACACATTTCTGAATGCTTCATCAAACCATATCCCCCAATCGAAGACTCGAACCAAATATGCTACTTATCACCTTGGGATATTTGCATGTTATCTGCAAACTATATCCAAAAGGGTCTTCTCTTCAAAAAACCAACATCATCACTAGCTAATCAGCCAGATTTTATCGATAATCTGTTGATAAAACTTAAACACTCACTTTCACTCACACTTTTTCATTACTATCCCCTCTCAGGTCGTCTTGTTACCAAGAAAACGCAAGATCCTCCTTCTTACACCGTCTTTGTCGATTGCAAAAACAGTCCTGGAGCTAAATTTATCTATGCAACTTTAGATATCAACATAGATGATATCCTATCCCCCATCGACGTTCCACCCATTGTTCAATCCTTCTTTGACCATGACAGAGCAGTCAACCATGATGGTCACACCATGTCTTTGTTATCCATCCAAGTCACTGAATTATTGGATGGTGTTTTCATAGCTTGTTCCATGAATCACTCTATTGGCGATGGAACTGCTTATTGGAATTTCTTTAACACATTTTCTGAGATATTTCAAAATGATGGCAGTGTTCATGTTCCAATTTCACACCAACCCATCCACAATAAGTTGTTTCCAGAAGGTTATGGCCCAATTATCAACCTTCCTTTCAAACATCACGACGAGTTTATTCAAAGATATAAAGCACCGATTTTGAGAGAGAGAATCTTCCATTTTTCAGCAGAATCTATAGCAAAAATCAAAGCAAAGGCTAACGAAGAATCTAACACAAACAAAATCTCTTCGTTCCAATCTTTATCAGCACTAGTTTGGAGATCTATAACGCGTGTGCGTCAACTACAACATGATCAGAAAACAACTTGCAACTTGGCTATAAACAACCGAACGAGAACGGAACCGCCTATTCCTAAGGATTATTTTGGAAATTCCGTTAATGCAGTGAAAGCTGAAGCGACGGTAAAGgaactgctagagaaggatttAGGTTGGGCAGCGTGGAAGGTTCATTTGGCTATTGCAAACTATGATGACAAAGCGGTCCGGGGATCTGTGGAAAAGTGGTTAGAGTCTCCTATTGTGTTTCGAATGGACATGATAGTGGATTCTAGTACTGTGATGATGGGTAGTTCACCGAGGTTTAATATGTATGGCAATGAATTTGGAATGGGAAAAGCTTTGGCAGTTAGAAGTGGTTATGCTAACAAATCTGATGGAAAAATAACATCATATCCAGGACAAGGAGGAGGAGGAAGCATAGATCTTGAAGTGTGTCTTTCACCGGATACTATGATGCTCCTAGAATCGGATGAAGAGTTCATGAATTCAGTTTCTTTGATTAATCATTTGTTCTAG